The Mesoterricola silvestris sequence TCCCCTTCATCGACACGGTCGTGGCCCTCAAGCCCATCTGGACCGTCCGGTTCATTTCCGGCGTGATGATCTTCGTCGGCATCGTGATGTTCGCCTACAACATCATGGCCACCGTCCTCGGACCCGAAACCGAGGCGGCCGCGTAGCGGCCAGAAAGGAGCGAACATGCTGAGAAAAGCCGATACTTCCGCCGTCTGGGCCATCGTCGCGTCCCTCGTCCTCTTCTTCATCGGAGGCCTGCTCACCACCGTGGTGCCGCCCATGGTGGACAAGAGCTGGGGCAAGCCCTTCGCCAATTCCGATCCCTCCCAGGGCCCCACGGGCGCCCTGGTCAAGCTCAACGACCTGCAGATGCAGGGCCGCGCCATCTACGTGCGGGAGGGCTGCTGGTACTGCCACACCCAGCAGATCCGCACCCTGCTGGCCGACACCAAGCGCTACGGCTGGAAGGGCGTCGACGCC is a genomic window containing:
- a CDS encoding cbb3-type cytochrome c oxidase subunit II; this translates as MLRKADTSAVWAIVASLVLFFIGGLLTTVVPPMVDKSWGKPFANSDPSQGPTGALVKLNDLQMQGRAIYVREGCWYCHTQQIRTLLADTKRYGWKGVDAPISTPDEFVYDTPHMFGTKRTGPDLARVGGRYDTQWHRTHFRNPRDLVKGSIMPAFPWIVNDPKEFPALVAYMQTLGRAKNWRPANDYEK